Sequence from the Anaerolineales bacterium genome:
GAAAGACAGACTTTGATTTTTTCGCCGAGGATCATGCAAAAGTTGCTTTTGAGGACGAAAAGCGAATGATCGAAACCGGCGAAACAATTTCGGGAAAGGAAGAGCGGGAAATTTGGCGCGATGGTCGAGAGGCCTGGGTTTCGACGACCAAACTACCGTTACTCGACAAAGATGGCAATATGGCCGGTACTTTGGGCATCTCAAGAGACATCGACAAGCGTAAAGAAGCAGAAAGAGAAATTACACGCCGTGCAACCCACTTTGAGGCGTTGAATACGATCATCGCCGCTGCTAATGCGGCAACCGACCTTCCCCAGCTTCTTAAAATCGCCTTGGAACATGCACTTCACGCCCTCGGCCTAGAAACCGGAAGTATCTGGATCCATCCATATGTGGCAATGCAGGGAATGTCTTCCGACACACAGGAGCGTATCACCGAAGCCATGCGGGCCAGCCGCGAATTGGAGATTCCTGGGACTCTGGTTGTCGAAGACTGGCAAGCGGCGGCCAAGTCGGGGAATCCACCTTTACCCTTCCCCGATCTTCTGATCCAGCATGGTATGCGTTCCTCACTGACCGTACCGATTGTGGCCGAGGAAAACCGTCGGATCGGGGGCATCAGTCTCACCGCCCAGAGTCCGCGTACGTGGTCGGAAGAGGAGATCGCGTTGGCCGAAGCCGTCGGAAAGCAATTGGGTACAACAGCACAGCGGCTGCGGCTTTTGGAACGGATCCAAGAACAGGTGCGTCAGGTTCAACAAATCATCGACACTGTACCGGAAGGTGTCCTGCTTCTCGACCAGAACGGTCACGTGATACTTGCCAATCCTGCGGGAAAGAATGACTTAGGCACATTGGCCAATGCGCAGTTGGGCGATACGCTGACACATCTCGGGGATGTATCGATACAGCAAATTTTCGACGCGCCCAGTCAAGACCCCTGGCAACAGATTGGAATAGGGAATCAAATTTTCGAAGTCATCGCACGCCCGTTGGATACCGGAGTCCAATCCGAAGGATGGGTTCTAGTCATTCGAGACGTTACCCAGGAGCGTGAAACTCAGAGACGAGTCTACCTGCAAGAACGCCTTGCTGCGGTGGGTCAAATGGCTGCGGGAATTGCACACGACTTCAACAACATCCTGGTTCCCGTCACACTGTATAGTGAAATGCTGCTGGAAGAGCCCACGCTGCGGGCAGAAGCACAGGAATGGGTAAAAACCATTCTTAACCTCTCACAACGAGCCTCTTCTGTAACGCAGCAGTTCCTGGATTTCAGCCGTAAAGGAGTCATGTCTCCCGTGGAAATCAGCCTGCGTGACTTCTTTGAGGATTTCATCACCCTCATCAACCGAATGCTTCCTGAAAATATACACGTCGTTCACAAACCTTGCGAGGAACAGATCGTGATTCGTGCGGACCCCGGTCGACTTCAACAAGTACTGATCAATCTGGCGATCAACGCCAGAGATGCCATGCGTGATGGCGGAAAGTTGATTTTCGAGATTTCGACGCTGACCGTTCAACCAAACAGGAGACCCCCCTATCGCGACATGAATCCCGGAGCCTGGCTGCGCCTGCGAATCATCGACAACGGAATTGGCATCCCATCCGATGTCCTGCCGCATATCTTCGAGCCCTTCTTTACGACCAAACCCGTCGGCCAGGGCACCGGGCTTGGCCTCTCGCAAGTGTACGGCATCATAAAACAGCACGACGGATATATCGACGTAGAAAGCAGCCTGGGCACAGGAACGATTTTCACAATCTACCTGCCCGTTTTGAACACACAGGCTTCCCTCATTCTCGATTCCGACGATTTCGATGCACTGGAAGGAAATCTAGAAACACTTCTGCTGGTCGAAGATGAATCTGAAGTACGCGATGCACTGAGCCGCGTTTTGGAGTCGTTGAATTATCGAGTAATCACGGCTTCGGATGGAAACGAGGCGCTTCGCCACTTTGATAACAATTGCGAAAAAGTGGACCTCGTGCTGAGCGATGTCATAATGCCGGGACTGAGTGGACCCACGCTTTTCCGCACCTTGAATGAAAAACAACCTGGAATCAAAATGCTGCTGATCACCGGCTATCCGTTGGATGAAGGAACACGAAAGCTGCTTGAGAGCAATTTCGTTTCGTGGGTACAAAAACCTGTCGATAAGAAAACGCTCGCCGACTCGATCCAAAAAATCATCAACGCCTGATCCCGGTATGATCGTTCCTCGCTAGCCGCGATGTTGCCGGTTTAAATTCGATGCCCTCTTACGGCGAAATCCGAAATGAAGATCCGATTTCAAACAGGGTTCCATCGCTCGTTTCGCTAATACGTCGCCTCCCACGATTGGATAGACTGTAAGGTAATTGAAAGTCGAAACAGGGTCGAACATTTGATACGATGATAAGAACTCATGTGCGATTTTCGCCCTGTAGATAATGGAGGGTAATACTATGGGTGAACGCCAGGACCAACCTCCACGCGTATTGGTGGTCGATGACGAATTGACATTTAGTACTGCGATCGCCGATACACTTCAGAGCCTCGGCGAGGGATACGTTGTCGACACAGCCGACAACGGTTCCATTGCCTGGAATAAAATCCAGAAGGTCGTTTATGAATTGGTGATTACCGACCTCCGTATGCCACAGGTTGATGGCCTCGAGTTGATGGAAAAAATTCGTTCTAACGGCATCAATACCCGCATGATTCTCATGACCGCATACGGCTCTGAAGATGTAAAAGCCAAAGCCAAACAGCTAAACGTTGCCCGCTATATGGCGAAACCGATCGACATCGATGATTTGATCGACGCCACTCGGGAAGTACTCAGCTCGAGCAGAGAAGCCCGTGAACCCATTGGGGGTGACGTCCGGGGAAAAATCCAAAATATCACCCTCAAATTGGATGCTCTTCGGCAAGAGATATCCGCACACTGTATTATCCTATCGAACGCAGAGGGACAACCAATAACCTATTCGGGGTACGTAGAAGAATTCGATGTCCCCATCACTACGGCACTTATCGGCGCAGGACACGCATCGTTTTTCGAGCTGGCTCGCAACATGTCGGAAGATTGTGTTTTTAACCTGATGTACAACGAAGGCTCGAAGTGGAACACATTCTCAACAAGTTTGTGCAAGGATTTATTCCTGGTCATTGTATTTGAGCGCGATCGTGCACAAACACCAATCGGAATGGTGTGGTTCAGCGCAAAACGAACGATTGCAGAATTACTCGACATCATGATGGGCCTGGATATCTCAGAAGATCAAACGGAAATCCTTGCCCAACTTCGGAATTCGATATCCGATGAGTTGGAAGAGATGTTATCAAAGGACTGCCAGGATTCACCATCCGATGAGATGGAAGTAAAAAAGTCACACACAACGATATCGTTTGAGGAAGCAATGAAGAACGGTATCGTCCCCACAAGTTTCACCGGGGAGGATGGCAAAGAAGAATCGAAAAGGAAAGTAGCCTGACCATAAAAACGGCAGGGATCACTTATCAGCTTACCCATGCATAAGAATCGAGAGCGGATACCGCTCTCGATTTTCGTAATCTCTCTCGTGCAGACCAACTTGCGCAGTGTATCACGAACCCTGTTGGGTCGTGCGAAATGAATAGCGAAACAGGTTTGTGTTCCACTTCACGAAGCCCAGCTTGGAATACAATCGGATGGCCGCAACGCGGTCAGGATTGGAGGTGAGATCGACGGACTTTGTTCCCGCCTCCTTTGCGAGTCCCAACGCATGCCGCAAGAGCAGTTCCGCTATTCCCTGTCTGCGCACATCGTGATCGACAACCAGGTCTTCGATGCGCGCCACCTTCCTTGTGGGAATGCGATAGAGGACCAGGGTCAAAACGCCAACGATACTCCGGGTAGTTCGAGAATCATCGATCGCCAGAAGTACTTTCGTTGCTTCCGCCTCGATGATGGCTTGAAGTTCATCACGAGCAGGCACTTCGGACGTTGTGGTAAGCTGCGGAATGAGAGAACGGAAAGCTGCACAAAGCTCGTCGCTTGCCTGCTTCGCCTCTACGATTTCTATCATTCAAGAATGCTCTCCTGCTTACTCATCACCAGTAAGGCCCATTT
This genomic interval carries:
- a CDS encoding substrate-binding domain-containing protein, with the protein product MSASRKRPTIGFLTSGVAEPLRLVMWTSVAEAAQEQNANVICIAGGELENAGENPSPYNDIFKIGNDDIIDALVMWGASISNYVPQETYIEFCKQFDSKPMVNIGHEVAGIPTVTTDDYIGMRNMILHLVQDHNFRRIAFIRGPEAQIGAEERLKAYKDVLQETGIEIDPNLISPPGVWDGYTGGNAIRMFIDERSQRFDAVVGANDSMSLDAIWTLKEYGQAVPEDVAVVGFDDQITAKAALPPLTTVHQPFREQCRRAVNMALQMLQGVEVPERVIIPTTLFIRESCGCSSPAVKRAAAIHHLEKEVTRKSNTQRDSTVLELVEIANVAIEGSGDENLEALFNYFLTEIKDGATGEFLQSLDRLIKETIAEDGEIGIWQNAVSSLRRYARSQFSDESTLMRSEDLCGQARVLISEKLQQAELYQKMLAERQYVEFREITKALYSAFDLDELANALFLGLPRLGIRSCYISLYERIADLADGEFRVNKDLSQMILAFDGKGRAKPKEPNTFPTTDLLNHVKLASRKNRFSFVVEALFRGRKQLGTALFEVDPPEGRVCDILQEQISSAIEAALLLQDREKEEEALRNAYSAIEKQVVERTAELQQEIVERKQAKEALSREQHLLRSLMDYSPDYIYFKDLDSRFIKINAALAEKFGLSDPDQAIGKTDFDFFAEDHAKVAFEDEKRMIETGETISGKEEREIWRDGREAWVSTTKLPLLDKDGNMAGTLGISRDIDKRKEAEREITRRATHFEALNTIIAAANAATDLPQLLKIALEHALHALGLETGSIWIHPYVAMQGMSSDTQERITEAMRASRELEIPGTLVVEDWQAAAKSGNPPLPFPDLLIQHGMRSSLTVPIVAEENRRIGGISLTAQSPRTWSEEEIALAEAVGKQLGTTAQRLRLLERIQEQVRQVQQIIDTVPEGVLLLDQNGHVILANPAGKNDLGTLANAQLGDTLTHLGDVSIQQIFDAPSQDPWQQIGIGNQIFEVIARPLDTGVQSEGWVLVIRDVTQERETQRRVYLQERLAAVGQMAAGIAHDFNNILVPVTLYSEMLLEEPTLRAEAQEWVKTILNLSQRASSVTQQFLDFSRKGVMSPVEISLRDFFEDFITLINRMLPENIHVVHKPCEEQIVIRADPGRLQQVLINLAINARDAMRDGGKLIFEISTLTVQPNRRPPYRDMNPGAWLRLRIIDNGIGIPSDVLPHIFEPFFTTKPVGQGTGLGLSQVYGIIKQHDGYIDVESSLGTGTIFTIYLPVLNTQASLILDSDDFDALEGNLETLLLVEDESEVRDALSRVLESLNYRVITASDGNEALRHFDNNCEKVDLVLSDVIMPGLSGPTLFRTLNEKQPGIKMLLITGYPLDEGTRKLLESNFVSWVQKPVDKKTLADSIQKIINA
- a CDS encoding response regulator; translation: MVDDELTFSTAIADTLQSLGEGYVVDTADNGSIAWNKIQKVVYELVITDLRMPQVDGLELMEKIRSNGINTRMILMTAYGSEDVKAKAKQLNVARYMAKPIDIDDLIDATREVLSSSREAREPIGGDVRGKIQNITLKLDALRQEISAHCIILSNAEGQPITYSGYVEEFDVPITTALIGAGHASFFELARNMSEDCVFNLMYNEGSKWNTFSTSLCKDLFLVIVFERDRAQTPIGMVWFSAKRTIAELLDIMMGLDISEDQTEILAQLRNSISDELEEMLSKDCQDSPSDEMEVKKSHTTISFEEAMKNGIVPTSFTGEDGKEESKRKVA
- a CDS encoding GNAT family N-acetyltransferase, encoding MIEIVEAKQASDELCAAFRSLIPQLTTTSEVPARDELQAIIEAEATKVLLAIDDSRTTRSIVGVLTLVLYRIPTRKVARIEDLVVDHDVRRQGIAELLLRHALGLAKEAGTKSVDLTSNPDRVAAIRLYSKLGFVKWNTNLFRYSFRTTQQGS